CCCACGCCGCGCGTTGCCCCTGCTCCGCGCCAAAACAGAGGAACGGCCGAACCCTCGCCCGCCGACACCACCCCGCAGCTCGTGCCGTGAAACCCGGGAACCCTAGGCGCACTGACCCCCGGCGTCGATCCTCGATGTCTGTGTTGCTCCAAGCCCTAGTAGCGCCCCCATAAGACCCACCACGGCTACCAATCGAAACCCTAGGGGCTCTCCCCTGCGCCGCTACCGCAGATAGAACCTAAAGCAAGGAGAAGCAGAGCAAGAGGGGAGGAaaggagaagagagggaggggaagaagagaaaggggCCGGAGCTGCACACACCGAGGAATGAGGCGGAGAAGACTCCGCCGCCACACCTGGAGCCCAgcacgacgaggaggaggagacacGCCGCGCCGAGggaggagcgaggaggaggccaCTGTTGGGGGATTGTCTTCACTGAGCCAGCACCCGAATGACGACATCACCGTAGCTGCGCCACCTGCCCTGCCTCGCCTGGTCACGGCCTCGACTCTCCATCACACCAAGCCGTCCCCTTCACGCTTGCCGGTGAGTCCTACCACCGCCCTTGCCAATCCTTGTGCTGCCGGCCCTTGCGCCGATGAGACCTCCCTAGCAAGCCATAGGGCCACCCCGTCCCTCCCTTTCTGTGTAGGAGCCCGACGCGCCATCCTTCGATGACCCTCGCCATTGTGTCGTCGCGCGAACCCGTGGAATCGGCGCCCCACGCGTACGTCATGGCCACGCCGCGGCCCTGGACTCTAGGTCCTCGAGTGCATGCGTTCCCATCGCTACCTGGGATTAGGGCTTTTGACCTCACTGAAGGTCATCCACATCGTTTGCCTTCTCGAGCTCCGCTGTGTCACCGCTGCCGCTCCACGACCTTACCGCGGTGCGGCGACCGTGCTGTCTCGCCGCCGTGTCGCCGCCTTGTTGCACAGCATCACAACCTGGTATACCAAGATCTGCGCACGTGCGTTCCCGAGCCGAGCTTGtgccgccgctcaccgccgtCGAACcctcgtcgcgccgccgtgccgcccgtcGTGGTTGTCAGCCATCCGCCGCGGCCCAGGAATGCTTGGCCCCATGCGCACGCATGCCTCGTCCAGCAGCCACCACTTTGTCTCTGTCCCGCTTCACGCGCGCGACGCGCGCGTGTCATCGGCAAGCGCCTGCGGGCATTTCGCCGAACACCTACCGAGCGCCACACAAACACACCCTTAGAGgccacacgcacgcacacacgcgCACTGGCCGCAGCAAATCAGAGCTCCGCCACACTAGATCCCTTAGCAGCTGACACTTGGGTCCTGCCTGTTAGTGCGGGGGCCCGCTGTTGACCAGTGGGCCCAACCTGTCAGCGGGActgagaggaggaggaggaaacccGTGTGCCTCAAGCCGGCCCAAAGCCGGGTCTAGCTGAGCCGGCCCATCAGCCGATCACCCAAACTAGCCCAGCCTGTTAAGCCGCAGACAGAGCCACCCCTGTAAGCTGAGCCGATCCTTCCtgggccgagccgagccggcctgTTCCACTTTGAGCCCAGTAACCCATAAATccttttccttcctctttttcctttttaccgACCTGTCATGCGGACCCCGCACGTCAATGACATGCTATGACTGACTGGTGGGCCCGGTCGACCCtgctgacatgtggacccgcgTTGACccgttgacttggtcaatgttgaccaagtcaacgctGACGTCATCAATAGCCATGATGATGTCAGCGCCTGTTGACCTCGTGCTAACATCATGCTGACGTCAACATGACACGTGGCACGCCTAGAGGCTTCCACATGGCGCgctgtgtgattttctttttctgaaaaTCATTTATTAATTTCATAAACTGAtttaatcttagaaaattcataataaattaaccggacctccgaaaaatatgaaaccagtttcataattcttctaaaatcacgATCTACCCGTTAGAGTAGATTTTGTTgtgatttggatcttatttgagtaGTTTTGTGAATTTTTGCACTTTGGCCACTATAATTATACATAATTACGAATAGGTCCTGCAGTCGAAGAGACGACCGACGACCAGGACTATCAGGAGACTCAGGAGTACTACGAGGAGCcctcaggttcacgcccatctatgtTTGAATACCTACTAGATACTGCTTGCTAGATATGCTATTTGTTTATCAGTATTCCTTGTACACCCGTGCTACCTTGATTGATTATATAAGATGCTTTGGCTACCATATGTATGTGTTTGTGTGGGATATCATgatgatagtcttggcgtgaGTGGAGATCCACATATGAGGAGCCGGTGATTAGGGTTTTTTAGCGGGGGCAAGCAATTGGCTGGGGATATGTGTTGGGCACGTCCTACGGAGCACCTGTGGCGAGTGCGGTACTTAAGGTAGTGTGGAGAGGCaatacctgttatgggtgcctaTAGCGGACCACTGCGGCGGACTGCTGGCGAAGATGCTTGCCTCGGCATGTAAGGACATATGCAGTAACTATGATTTGTGGGACTTTGTCAAACGTGCACGCCACTTATCCTCTATGTGGAAGGACCCGGTCtgagctagctatgcgcgtcACCAGACCTGTTGTAGGATGGGATATCGAACTGTGCAGGGGGAGGTTCATTGCTGAGGGAAGGAGTACTGGCCTCACGATACCTCGAGACGCAAGGGAGGCTTCACAACCCCGGGGCGACCTCTTGCGGGAGGACGTACTCAAACCCGGGGGAACAGGATGGTGCCATAGCGATTAGTTTCGTTCTCAATAGACCGGTGCCTCGGGGTCAGTCGGGTCACCCCCAGCTGGTTCcgtggcgagtgggtacagatgtacaacccctgcagggtaaaaactatatgtatagccgtgtactcggtcatgtacaaccctactcttctgttacttcaTCTAGTTTAGTGTTACTtgatttctacctccctctagtctactttcctgctcggatagcagctgaggtgtgggagagggagttctcgcATCAACATGGGATAGGTTTTTGAAGGTATGTGTTGACTGGGAGTCCAGAATGCCGGAATGGCCCGCGTCGAGGTGTTTGGATGATGCTGCCTGCATAGGAAACCCCAGCCTATCCATTGGTTACTTTTTATACCCTTGCATCCACTCAAAGCTTGCATacagatggtgacgtgaacctatcccatccCTGGGGATAGTTTGGCAAGATGGAGGATCCGATTAGGAGTTCTACGCCAACGACGATGGATGGTGCGATTGAAGCTAAGGATGGTTCGCGCTACGCTCAAGAGCGCCTGTGGTGACGAAATCCAAGAAGAAGAATAGCCTAAGTTTTAGCTACCATTCCCGAGTTCTGCTTGCTCTGATTTAGCCCAGCGGGCTTGTAATGGAAATATTCGTACCACAAATCCTCTGGattttataataaataaatCCATGTTTGCACCTTTTACATAATTATGAACTGATTTACTACCTGAAATGAGTTCTGGATgcgatagctactgatccagggactatcaagACGATACAGGGATTCGGGTTCTCCTTTCGGAAACCCGGGTCGTTTCAGGTTTCAACTAAGTGGAGATGTGATGCAAATGAAAAGACTCGTACAATCAACAGGGGTGAAAAGGCATATACGCAGGAGCAATTGGTGCCAAATTATTTTAGAACATTAACAGCGGCATTATGtcagaagatgaacaaattaGAAGAGAGAAACAGAAAATATATCTGCAGAAGAATGCAGAGATTTGACTACTAAAGTACTTATTAACGCAGGAACAGAGACTAAAGAAATATAATTATTTTAATGTTGGGATCAAGGTTTCGATTCCAAGCAGAAAGGAAATAAATGACAAAGGACGATAATCAGAAGACAACGCAATTTTGCAATCACCCTGTATTCAATTGTGAACAACCGTTACAGTGTTACGggggggggctatttataccccgcACCTTATTACATCATCCCTAAAATACCCCTCTGCGAATCTCGGAGGTTTAGAGTACACAAGGATGGGTATTTGGTAATTTCCCCATGAAGAAGTGTTCAAATCGTTCACGCCAACTAGAATCACGCTTGTCACGTGGACTTGTTCTTGACCTTCGACCTTCGACCTTCGCTTTAGGTCACTGGATGACCTTCGCTCGTCTGTCGACTCGTCGCGGAGATCCTGTTGTCGCATTTTAGTCACCCAAGCCTGTACACACGGAAAACACAGTGGAATCTTTTGATCGTGTTAGTGCTTGCCTAATCTTCGGGCCACAAACCTTCGGGGTGGGGGGGTTCCTACCTTCGGAACCAGAGGGACAATCCCCAATAGTAGCCCTTCGTGGGCGAGGGTCGACCTCAGATGATCCGAACCCACGGTACGAAGTATTGTTTTTGAATCGTTAAGGAgcgtctccccccccccccccccccgatcggAGGTTGACTTGAGCCAAAGGTTAGTCGAACACATATTGACACTTGAGTGGGCGCCGGTTGGTATTCTCCTCGGGCTTACCGTCGGTCGTTACTTTTCCTTTACTCCCCCTATAAACGGGGTTGAGGGGGTGCCGTCATTTTCACGCTTTCAGTTTGGTGAACCTTCGCTTGTGCCTTTGGTGCTGACACACGTTGGTTCGTGATTGGCGCTTTACTTCCGAAGGTTGAGAGAGAGATCTTGGGCATTTTGCGGCATTGTGGGTTTTATTGCCATTTTTGTTAGTCTAGTACTATTGTTTACTGTcatgtttgattttgcaatggaGTTTTGGTAGGGATGGATCGCGTGAATATAACTGCAGCACCAACCGAAGGTGGCAGCAGTGTTTTCCAGCCGGAAGTTCAAAGTCCGTTGGGCAAAGGCGAAGAAGATATTTCGCAAGTGGAGGCTGATCCTTCGGAATTGATGGGGCGGGATAAGCCTCTTCCAACATTGATGTTTGGGACCTCATTGGTTACAAATGCTCTTGTGGAGTCTTACATCAAGAAGGGTAATTTTGAGCGTGGTGTTTGTCGTGCTCCCAAAGGTGAGGAAACCCCTGATCCTCGAGAGGACGAATGTGTGGTTTTTCGGGACTTCATTGTTGCTGGGCTATGGTTTCCTTTGGATCCTGCTGTGCCAATGTTTTTTGAGAAGTTTGATTTAAGAATGCACCAATTGACACCTAATGCCATCGTGCAACTATCTAAGTTTTTTTGGGCTGTGAAGACCTTCGGAGGGCCCGTGAGTGTGGATGCATTCTGTAGGCTGTATGAGATGCATCCACTGGGAAAAAGGGTATCATTTGAGGATGATGATCAGATGTACACTGCTCAGAGTGGTTGTTGTTCCTTTCACCCTAGGAGAGGGAACAAGACTCAAAAGATTGAGCAAATTGAGATTTCGTATTGCCAAAAGAATAAGTGGGAGTATGATTGGGTGCAGTATTGGTTTTATGCCAATATTGCGTTTCCAGCTTCCGACCCTTTTGCAGAGCCTACATATCCACTTGCTTCGAAGGTTCTTCCTTTCAATCATGTTTCTAAGGCAGAATTCAAGAGAACAACTACTGGTTTTAGAGAATGTTGTGCTGCCTTTGCACTGTTGCCCATGCCATTGGTGGGCGTGACCTCGTGGAGAAGTTTACTATTGCGAAGGTCTGGCCTTTGACTGTTAACTGGCTACCGGACGCTTTTTTGAAGGTTAGGTTTGATGGGTTGGGAGATGCTCTCCCATACCCAAACTTTGATCTCATTAAGCCTGAGGGGGTCACTGACGACCTGATCATGGAGGAGATGGAACAAGAGGCTATTGTGCTTGTTGGACAGTACAATTCGAAGGAACACGATTCATTTGTTGATTGCTGTCCCGATCAGGTTCGAGTGAACCGCTGTCTGAAAGAAATGAAGGTTGTGTACGGTCTGCAAGGAGCTCCTCGGGAGAAGAGGGGTAGAGGGGCTGGCTCATCGTCAGCCGCTACTGGCGTGACTGACGAACCAGAGGCGAAGAAAGGGAAAAAGTCGCTTCCGACGGCGAGCGGGGCTCAACAGGCGAAGGTTGCTGCTGAGAAACCTTCGCGGGTTGCTGTCCCGAGGCCGTCGACTGGTAGGCCTTCGCAGGCACCAGCCTCAAAGAGCTACGTGAAGAAGGCTGAGGCCGCAAAGAGGGAAGGTATGTTTCCTAGTGGTTATTCTTTTCACATTGATGAAAAAGATATGGGTAGCGATGCTTTTATGAGAGAGCTAAGGGCCACGGAATGGAGTGTTCCTTGGTGATTGGGTGGTATGTGGGGGCCCATAGATATTTATATTGAACAGTTTGGCTCTTTGCGTGCAGAGCCAGATAGCATCGGCTGAGTGATCTTGGAGCTCCACAAGGGTTCAAAGGATCCACCACGCACGATGAGTTTGCTTGACGATGAAGATGAAAGTGACGAGGAAGTGGAAGCTGATGTTGCAAAGGCCCTAGGGCTCGATGCAGCGAGAGGCGCTGCAAGAAAATTTGGCACGGAATTGCCGAAGGTTGGGGCTTCAGTTTCTTTGCCGGAGGTTTCGGTCTCTGCTCCCGTTGAAGGCGAAGATACCGTCAAAGCTGATCGGAGTCCGAGGGTTTCCCCTCCTCTAGAGGGTCACAACACGCAACATTTCTCGGAGCTTGGTAGGATTTCTACTCCTCGGCGTCTCATGTTTCAGGGGCCGGATATTGACCCTTTTCTTCGATATGCACTTGAAGTAGATATTGTGAAATGGATGATAGAGCTTCGTGGCATTACTGGGGGACTGGGTGCCCATGGAGCCTCCGCGTCTGCTACATCAAGCTCACAGGCTATGACCCTTCCCATGGAATTTGAAAATTTCGATGTCGAAGGTTCATGCCGAGAgtttatttttgttttgttgtCCCAAGCTCTGTTTTTTGATTTTATTTGTGATGCAGAGTTTCAAAGGGGCTTGAGCATGTACAGTACAGAATATTTGGGTCGTATTACGACCTCACTATGCCTGAAGGTATTGTTCGACAGAACATGGTTTTTTTGGCTTTGTGGTTTTGGGCTTATGTTATACACTTTTAGCAGGCCTTGCTAGCCAGCCGAGCGACGGTGCAGGGAGCCAAGAAGGATGAGGCTCATCGGCTTGATCATTCGATAGAGATCCTTCGGCTAGCCGAAGAAAACAAGAAGCTTCAGGAGGAGAAAGGAATTATGGAGATCCTTCGAGGATTGTTCAGCGAGCAGGACTAAGGTTTATTGAAAAAAGTCGAAGAGCAAGAGCAGATGTTGGagagaaaatagaaaatcaTAGATGACAACGACGGGGTATTGGATAAGCTCTAGGCTCAGGTCGAGAAGGACTATACAAAAATTGCTAGCCATGAGGCTGGTAACGCTCACTTGAAGCCTGAGTGTTTAAAGGGGGAACAAGAAATTGATCTCCTTcgtaaagaagatgaagaggaacaTGCTCTGATGGGAGGCGCTGTTCAGGAGATAGCCGAGAAGAGTGAGGCGATTTATGAAGAATACAAAAGGGCCTTAGCTACTTTCGGAGCCGAACATGCCGCTCTGGAGACTAAGGCAGAGGGGGGAAGATCCGGCCTATTAGATTGGCTTCTCGCGTAGTTTAAAGTTTTGGGGGGATATCTTGAACATGACCTCCGACAACTCGGCGGTTGTGTCATGTGAGAGTGTCCTTGCCATCTTAGATCGCGAGGGTTGCCAAGAACTGCAACGAATTGCTTCCCGGGACTATGCCTTCCCCTCGTATTCGGATCTTGAGGCTAACATTGCTAATATCCAACCGATGAAGAAGGCTTTTTTGCGAAGGTTTTTTGGAAGGCTTCGGGGAGGGCTGCTGTGAAGGAGATTGCTCAGCGTAAACTGGATGAAGTTTGttgagatgttttttttttcaggaatGCTGGATTAATATTTATGCTTGAGGTTGCCTTATTTCTCTTAGGTGAAGAAGGCTTGGGAAGCTGGCAAGGAGGTTGTCGAAGAGGAGGCTCAGAAAGAGAGTGATGCCGGTGGTTCTGGTGGTAAGACGACTGAGGGTGTTGGGGGAAGCGACGCTGCTTCGGGAAGCCCGAAGGTGTAGATAGCTGTTTTAGGGCTTGTGATTTTTTGGAGAAGAAACTTTTGCTGGTTGACGTTGATGTAAGGTATTCCCAATTTGTGGTTAGGCATTTGTTTCCGCAAGTGGTGTTCTTGAAGTTTGCCCGTTGCGGATTCATTCAGAAGGAATTGTGATAACGGAACGGCTTGGGAGCGATATAGCTTCGCGCATCCTGGCGCTAGTGTGGCGGAGTTTTTGGAGTGGTCGGGTAGTGGCTCCATTTAATATACCTATGGTGAAGGTGTTTGTATGTATGGGTTTGGTGAATGATGTGTAAATCTTAATCTTGGTTTCTGTTTTATGTGCTAACCCGAGGTTTGGTATCCATCGTTCATGGTGAATGTGTTTTTGCAGAAGATGTATGTTTTTTATGCGAGGACTTTAGCTTTGGTCAAGTAGACTAGGGGGTTCTGGGAATCGAGAGCTTTGTTTGAAGCGCCTCACCCCTCCCTAGCTCTCGTTTGCCAGAACCATAGTGTAGTCATTGTCAGCTTTGTTTTGGGCCATAGGTGTTTTTGGGTTCGATCCCTTATGGGACGACAGCCCCTTTGCTGTTTTTAGTGCATTATGCACTTTTTGGGCCGAAGGTTCTTTGGCTTCAATCCTTTATGggtcgacagccccttggctATTTTTAGTGCACTATGCACTTTTCGCGTCAAAGGTTCTTTGGCTTCGATCCTTTATGGGTCGACAACCCCTTGGCTATTTTTAGTGCATTATGCACTTTTCGCCTCAAAGGTTCTTTGTCTTCGATCCTTTATGGGTCAACAGGCCCTTGGCTATTTTTAGTGCATTATGCACTTTTCGCACCGAAGGTTCTTTGGCTTCGATCCCTTATGggtcgacagccccttggctATTTTAGTGCATTATGCACTTTTCGCGCCGAAGGTTCTTTGGCTTCGATCCCTTATGggtcgacagccccttggctATTTTTAGTGTATTATGCACTCTTTGATAAGTAGGCGAAGTTTGCTATGAATGTGAACTTTTCTTACTTATAGATTTTAGCAAACATAAAATGCGATGGTCGATGTTTGTAGCTCTATAGCTGCTTCAACCTTGGAGACTTATATGAAGGGAAAGAGCTCTTTATTGACGAGTGAGAGTTTTTCATTGGGTCCGCCACattaaaaacctcacctccaAAAATGAGTTCCcttctgtgaggaaaagagtacggcccaTTAATTTAATGAAAATATAAAAACTGTGAAATACTATTCGAAGGTCTGAGAGTGCTTATAGTTCCGCAGTTTGACCTTTTCATACAAGATGGCACTATACATAGTATTTTTTCAAGTTGTCAGCATTCCAAGGGTGCTGCAGCTCATTGCCCTCGAGATCAGCTAGGTGGTAAGATCCTTGTCTATTGGAGTAGAGAACCAGGTATGGGTCGTCCCATTTGGACTGTAGCTTTCCGACGGTTTCAGAGTTTGGTTTTCTCTTAAGTACCCAATCTCTGGTGGATATAGATTTTTCAACAACCATTTTGTCTCTCCATTTGCAGGTCTCTTGCTGATAGGTATTGAGATTGTCCGAAGCTTGTAGGATGTCTTGCTCCATTAGGTCAGCTTCCATCGAAGGTTCGATATTGTTTTGTGTTCTGAGGCTTTTGAACTCGAGCTCTTCTGGACTCATGGCTTCTGCACCGTATAGTAATCTGAATGGGGTGAATTTGGTTGCTCTGCATTCAGTTGTGTTGTGTGACCAGACAACCTTCGGGAGTTCGTCTGCCCATTTGCCTTTCTTCTGATCAAGCAGACATTTTTTGATGGCGGTGAATATGATGCCATTGACTCTTTCAACTGCTCTGTTTGATTGTGGGTGGTATAGTGATGCAAACATGACCTTGGTGCCCATGGTGTGGCAAAACTCTTTGAAGAGTTGGGAGTCAAATTGCTTTCCATTGTCCACTATCAATTCCTTAGGCACTCTGAATCTACAAATGatgttctgccagaagaattttcGGACTGATTCGGAGGTTATGTTTACCAATGGCTTTGCCTCAATCCACTTGGTGAAATACTCAACTGCAACTACTGCATACTTGAAATTGCCTTGCACTGTTGGAAGTGGGCCAACGAGATCCATTCCCCATCTTTGTAATGGCCAGGACGGAGGTATAAGCTGTATTTGTCCCGAAGGTTTATTGGATTTAGGTCCCATCATCTGACATCCTTTGCAGGTTTTGACGATTTGCTCTGAATCTTTGAGCACTGATGGCCTGAAGAAACCTTGCCTGAAAGTTTGGATACCAAGGATCTTATGCCAATGTGGGATCCAAAGAGTCCTGAGTGAATTTCCTAGAGCATCTCTTTGCCTTCGGAAATGGATATGCACTTGAGCCATGGTGCGACTACATCAGATTTGTACAGCTCTTTGTTGAATATGGTGTAGTTTCTTGCTCTTTGGAACATCTTCTTTTTATCTTTTTCATCTGTTGGTTCGAAATGGCCCTAGAGGTATGCCATGATTGGCGATCTCCAATCTTCATTGAAGATGGCACTGATTTGCTTTTCTTTGATCTGTTTAGTTGAAGGTTTGGTGATTTTTTCATAGAAAACATCCGGAGATAAGGCTTCTTTTCGCGCCGCTGCTTTTGCCAGTTTGTCTGCTTCATCGTTCTGGCTTCTGGGTATGTGCATTGTAGCGAACCCTTTAAAATGCTTTTCCATGGCCCTCACAGCCTCTAGATACTGCTTCATTTCTAGTTTTCTGGCCTCTGATTCTTTCTCGATGTGGTCGGTAATGACCTTCGAGTCGGATTTGACGATGAAGTTTGGGTGTCCCAAAGCTTTCATTTTCCTAAGTTCGAGCAGCAGTGCCTCGTACTTAGTTGTGTTGTTGGTGCTTGGGTCTGGGTTGCTGAATTCTAGGCGAGCAGCATATCTAAATTTGGCGCCCGAAGGTGACTCTATTATTGCGGAGATGCCAACGCCATCGTTGCACCATGCGCCATCGCAATATATTGTCCAAGGTTCAATTGGGGCTTCCTCCTCGAAGGTCGGGGAGGTCCAATCTGCGATGAAGTCTGCCAGTACTTGGGATTTAACTGTTGTTCGCCTTTCGAAATCCATGACATGTTCTGAAAGCTCTGCCGCCCATTTACTGATTCTTGCCGAAGCTTCTCTATTGTTGGACAGGTCATGCAGCGGCTGGTTTGTTACTACTGTAATTTTGTGACCttcgaagtaatgccggagcttgCGAGCGGACATTATGACTGCATAGGCTACTTTTTTGAGTTCTGAATAAAAAAGCTTGGAGCCCGAAACAGCCTTTGA
This genomic interval from Panicum virgatum strain AP13 chromosome 8K, P.virgatum_v5, whole genome shotgun sequence contains the following:
- the LOC120644603 gene encoding uncharacterized protein LOC120644603 — its product is MSLLDDEDESDEEVEADVAKALGLDAARGAARKFGTELPKVGASVSLPEVSVSAPVEGEDTVKADRSPRVSPPLEGHNTQHFSELGRISTPRRLMFQGPDIDPFLRYALEVDIVKWMIELRGITGGLGAHGASASATSSSQAMTLPMEFENFDVEEFQRGLSMYSTEYLGRITTSLCLKALLASRATVQGAKKDEAHRLDHSIEILRLAEENKKLQEEKGIMEILRGLFSEQD